In Actinomycetota bacterium, a genomic segment contains:
- a CDS encoding heavy metal-associated domain-containing protein — MKTYAITGMTCANCVRHVTEAIESVDGVTGVRVDLDSASAEVHGEVSAAALADAVREAGYSLSA, encoded by the coding sequence ATGAAGACCTACGCAATCACCGGCATGACCTGCGCAAACTGCGTTCGCCATGTGACTGAGGCAATCGAATCAGTCGATGGCGTGACTGGGGTGCGAGTAGACCTCGACAGCGCAAGCGCGGAAGTTCATGGTGAGGTTTCTGCTGCAGCGCTCGCCGATGCAGTACGCGAGGCCGGCTACTCGCTGAGCGCCTAG